The Paenibacillus sp. RUD330 genome has a segment encoding these proteins:
- the bshB1 gene encoding bacillithiol biosynthesis deacetylase BshB1 has translation MRQQTDILVFGAHADDAEIGMGGTILKHTDAGMTVGICDLTESEMSSNGTVGLRKQEAEAAARILGLTVRSCLGLPDRGLTGETSQLAAITKEIRLRKPRIVFAPYWQDRHPDHNAASAMVEEAVFNAKLRRYLPDSDLEPVNVEQLVFYYINDQRDIALTVDISSFIGRKLEALSAYQSQFAPAAAGDGRVDTPLTQGYVKRVEYRDYLTGQAAGCSHAEGFALKKPHPVSHFIG, from the coding sequence ATGAGACAGCAGACAGACATCCTCGTCTTCGGCGCCCATGCGGACGATGCCGAGATCGGCATGGGCGGCACGATCCTGAAGCATACCGATGCCGGAATGACGGTCGGAATCTGCGATTTGACGGAATCGGAGATGAGCTCCAACGGAACCGTCGGGCTGCGCAAGCAGGAAGCCGAGGCTGCCGCCAGAATACTCGGTCTGACCGTCCGCAGCTGTCTGGGGCTTCCCGACCGCGGCCTGACGGGGGAGACATCCCAGCTGGCCGCCATCACCAAGGAAATCAGGCTGCGCAAGCCTAGAATCGTGTTCGCTCCCTATTGGCAGGACCGCCATCCGGATCACAACGCGGCCAGCGCCATGGTCGAAGAAGCGGTATTCAACGCCAAGCTGAGACGATATTTGCCGGATTCGGACCTGGAGCCGGTCAACGTGGAGCAGCTTGTGTTTTATTATATCAATGACCAGCGCGACATCGCCTTGACCGTGGACATCAGCAGCTTCATCGGCCGCAAGCTCGAAGCGCTCTCGGCGTACCAATCGCAGTTCGCCCCGGCAGCCGCAGGCGACGGCAGGGTCGACACGCCGCTGACCCAAGGTTATGTCAAGCGGGTCGAATATCGCGACTACCTGACCGGACAAGCGGCGGGCTGCTCGCATGCGGAAGGCTTCGCGCTCAAGAAGCCGCATCCGGTGTCGCATTTTATCGGCTGA
- the bshA gene encoding N-acetyl-alpha-D-glucosaminyl L-malate synthase BshA, which yields MTRKLKIGITCYPTLGGSGVVATELGKLLAENGHEIHFITHSIPFRLGQFHKNIFFHEVEVNNYYVFRYPPYDLSLASKMAQVAEMQKLDILHVHYAIPHAVCAFLAKQIHGKGLKTVTTLHGTDITVLAQDESLKDLIRLAIHESDAVTAVSQDLIRETRELLDITTPIDLTYNFVDKRVYYPRDTSSRRGDYAAPDEKILMHISNFRPVKRVGDVIDIFRRVSEHVPSKLLLVGEGPELSRIQCQIREMGMEDRVHFLGKQEDVAEVISLADLMLLPSEKESFGLVALEAMGCGVPTIGSTAGGIPELVSHGETGFLSPIGDTADMARNAARLLTNPSMYDQFRSACIRRAYGEFCNERITREYEKIYYRVLGMEAELPVPACEG from the coding sequence ATGACCAGAAAACTGAAAATCGGGATTACCTGCTACCCGACCCTAGGCGGATCGGGCGTAGTCGCGACGGAGCTCGGCAAGCTGCTGGCCGAGAACGGACATGAAATCCATTTCATCACGCACAGCATTCCTTTCCGGCTGGGCCAGTTCCACAAAAATATTTTCTTCCACGAGGTCGAAGTCAACAATTATTACGTCTTCCGCTATCCTCCCTACGATCTCAGCCTGGCCAGCAAGATGGCTCAGGTCGCGGAGATGCAGAAGCTCGACATCCTGCATGTCCACTATGCGATTCCTCATGCCGTATGCGCGTTTCTGGCCAAGCAGATCCATGGCAAAGGCCTGAAAACGGTGACGACGCTCCATGGCACCGACATTACGGTGCTGGCGCAGGATGAGTCGCTGAAGGACCTGATCCGTCTCGCCATTCACGAGAGCGACGCGGTGACGGCCGTCTCCCAGGATCTGATCCGCGAGACGAGGGAGCTTCTGGACATCACGACTCCGATCGACCTGACCTACAACTTTGTGGACAAAAGAGTCTATTATCCCCGGGATACATCCAGCCGGAGAGGCGATTACGCCGCGCCGGACGAGAAAATCCTGATGCATATCTCCAACTTCCGTCCGGTCAAGCGGGTCGGCGATGTCATCGACATCTTCCGCCGGGTATCGGAGCATGTCCCTTCCAAGCTGCTGCTCGTTGGAGAAGGGCCCGAGCTGTCGCGCATCCAGTGCCAGATCCGCGAGATGGGCATGGAGGACAGGGTGCATTTTCTCGGCAAGCAGGAGGATGTGGCCGAAGTCATTTCCCTGGCGGATCTCATGCTGCTTCCCTCCGAGAAGGAAAGCTTCGGCCTTGTTGCGCTTGAAGCGATGGGCTGCGGAGTTCCGACGATCGGGTCCACGGCAGGAGGCATTCCCGAGCTCGTCTCGCATGGAGAGACCGGCTTCCTGTCGCCGATCGGCGATACGGCCGATATGGCGCGCAATGCCGCGAGGCTGCTGACGAACCCGTCCATGTACGATCAATTCCGCAGCGCGTGCATCCGGCGCGCTTACGGCGAATTCTGCAACGAGAGGATCACGCGCGAATACGAGAAGATCTACTACCGGGTGCTCGGCATGGAGGCGGAGCTTCCCGTTCCGGCTTGCGAGGGATGA
- a CDS encoding CCA tRNA nucleotidyltransferase produces the protein MPLPAEMRHAAPVLLRLQEAGHTAVFVGGCVRDMLLGLPLKDVDIASSASPEEVMELYPNSIPTGLQHGTVTVRHGGELYEVTTFRTEGEYADHRRPSEVSFIRELAGDLQRRDFTINAMALHHDGTLEDPYGGMADLRRGLIRAVGNPEARFGEDALRMLRAVRFAAVYGFRLSHSTWRALLGHRGSLKHVAMERIGLELDRIAEKGSIRSGASWLYASGLLECLKEPLPLPGPAHQHVKPKHGQKEAADSLLGRLAALDKLADGEQRWQGLFIVLGMDKDLAGEWFRRLRYSRARKEKLESVLSIHRRMAGSGDKPAAAEWHAAVLGIGAEAAESWLRLMEAAASAGLGLDFEALPTGCESAAAEIRVWMERMPVRGIGGLAVDGKDIQQVIGTRPGPWMGRLLERLALEAAGGAVPNEQKPLLDRAAELHEQKQGGAPS, from the coding sequence ATGCCTCTTCCTGCAGAGATGCGGCATGCGGCTCCTGTGCTCCTGAGGCTGCAGGAGGCCGGCCACACCGCCGTATTCGTGGGCGGCTGCGTCCGCGACATGCTGCTTGGGCTGCCGCTCAAGGATGTCGACATCGCGAGCTCCGCTTCTCCGGAGGAAGTGATGGAGCTGTACCCGAACAGCATTCCGACCGGCCTTCAGCATGGAACCGTGACCGTGCGGCATGGGGGAGAGCTGTACGAGGTGACGACCTTCCGCACGGAGGGGGAGTACGCCGACCACCGGCGTCCGTCCGAGGTATCGTTCATCCGGGAGCTTGCAGGCGACCTGCAGAGGCGCGACTTCACGATCAATGCGATGGCTCTGCATCACGACGGAACTCTGGAAGATCCGTACGGCGGCATGGCGGATCTCAGGCGCGGTCTTATCCGCGCGGTAGGGAATCCCGAAGCCCGCTTCGGCGAGGACGCGCTGCGGATGCTGCGGGCGGTACGGTTCGCGGCGGTCTACGGCTTCCGGCTGTCCCACTCGACCTGGCGGGCATTGCTCGGCCATCGAGGCAGCCTGAAGCATGTCGCGATGGAAAGAATCGGCCTGGAGCTTGACCGCATCGCCGAGAAGGGGAGCATCCGATCCGGCGCTTCCTGGCTATATGCTAGCGGACTCCTGGAATGCTTGAAGGAGCCTCTGCCGCTCCCCGGTCCGGCCCATCAGCATGTTAAGCCGAAGCACGGACAAAAAGAGGCGGCCGACAGCCTGCTCGGCAGGCTTGCCGCCCTGGACAAGCTCGCGGACGGGGAGCAGCGCTGGCAAGGGCTGTTCATCGTTCTCGGGATGGACAAGGACTTGGCCGGGGAGTGGTTCCGGCGGCTGCGGTATTCGCGTGCCCGCAAGGAGAAGCTGGAATCCGTGCTTTCGATCCATCGCCGGATGGCCGGCTCGGGTGACAAGCCCGCCGCTGCGGAATGGCATGCCGCTGTGCTCGGCATCGGAGCGGAGGCGGCCGAGAGCTGGCTTCGCCTGATGGAGGCGGCGGCTTCCGCAGGACTTGGACTTGATTTCGAAGCGCTGCCTACCGGCTGCGAATCTGCCGCCGCGGAGATCCGGGTCTGGATGGAGCGGATGCCGGTGCGCGGCATCGGCGGCTTGGCGGTGGACGGCAAGGACATCCAGCAGGTGATCGGGACGCGGCCGGGACCTTGGATGGGCAGGCTGCTGGAGCGGCTGGCCCTTGAGGCTGCCGGAGGTGCGGTGCCGAACGAACAGAAGCCTTTGCTGGACCGGGCGGCAGAGCTGCATGAACAGAAGCAAGGAGGCGCGCCGTCATGA
- a CDS encoding biotin--[acetyl-CoA-carboxylase] ligase: protein MNTEKLLRLFEESGGEFLSGEAVSRELEVSRTAVWKQIRKLEEAGFVFEASRKRGYRLISKPDLLTEERIAAHLQTREFGRRLLLMDKVDSTQNIAAKLAEQGTEEGTLVLAEQQLSGRGRMGRGWVSPYGKGLWMSLVLRPPLPVSSAPQLTLLTAVALCRALRLQTGLDIGIKWPNDLLHEGKKLSGILLESAAEDERIRHIVAGVGISVNLAEGDYPNELLERAASLRIAAGRTFDRAMIAAAFLNEWESLYEVYLAEGFAPVKLLWEALSVSLHRKTVISTPQGEIRGTPSGLHESGALQVELEDGTIRALFSAEMGEPVPS from the coding sequence ATGAATACGGAAAAACTGCTTCGATTATTCGAGGAGAGCGGCGGCGAATTCCTTTCGGGGGAAGCGGTCAGCAGGGAGCTTGAGGTGAGCCGGACGGCCGTCTGGAAGCAGATCCGCAAGCTGGAGGAGGCGGGCTTTGTCTTCGAGGCTTCCCGCAAGCGGGGATACAGGCTGATATCGAAGCCGGACCTGTTGACGGAGGAGCGGATAGCCGCCCATCTGCAGACCCGGGAATTCGGCCGCAGGCTGCTGCTGATGGACAAGGTGGATTCAACCCAGAACATCGCAGCCAAGCTCGCTGAACAAGGAACAGAGGAAGGGACGCTCGTGCTGGCGGAGCAGCAGCTGAGCGGCCGCGGCCGGATGGGCCGGGGCTGGGTGTCGCCATACGGCAAGGGGCTCTGGATGAGCCTGGTGCTTCGTCCGCCGCTTCCGGTCAGCAGCGCGCCGCAGCTGACCCTGCTGACGGCGGTCGCCCTGTGCCGGGCTCTCAGGCTGCAGACGGGGCTGGATATCGGCATCAAATGGCCCAACGATCTGCTGCATGAAGGCAAAAAGCTGAGCGGCATCCTGCTGGAATCGGCAGCCGAGGACGAGCGGATCCGCCATATCGTGGCCGGCGTCGGCATCAGCGTCAACCTGGCCGAAGGCGACTATCCGAATGAGCTGCTGGAGCGTGCGGCATCGCTGCGCATCGCGGCAGGCCGTACATTCGACCGGGCGATGATCGCCGCCGCCTTCCTGAACGAATGGGAGTCGCTGTACGAGGTTTATCTGGCGGAAGGATTCGCTCCGGTCAAGCTTCTGTGGGAAGCCTTGTCGGTGTCGCTTCATCGCAAGACCGTCATCTCCACGCCTCAAGGAGAGATCCGGGGAACGCCTTCCGGTCTCCATGAGAGCGGAGCGCTGCAGGTCGAGCTCGAGGACGGCACGATCAGGGCGTTGTTCTCGGCCGAGATGGGCGAGCCCGTGCCATCCTGA